The Lasioglossum baleicum chromosome 15, iyLasBale1, whole genome shotgun sequence genome has a segment encoding these proteins:
- the LOC143216295 gene encoding uncharacterized protein LOC143216295, producing MANERYRLIKESLKKLLQEGCKCLHIVDIFYNRARSDYSEFQRVLHIMDNYSRHKSELQRDMDLLIDFTVNVRLEGRDHDNYDIFYDDIYDIYFDDDDDYDYDEETETGDDEETVSDVYDEWLNQLTLAIRDRKNALTQLELNLLKIVESYSNLMEVQSQLNSILENYCGRVVTVLKQIENVENRLKDTRLANRFREKRKKLVKILAHITEKQKFFWGDHTSSAMETA from the exons atggCGAACGAGAGATACAGACTG ATTAAGGAGTCCCTCAAGAAGCTGCTGCAAGAGGGATGCAAATGTTTGCACATCGTAGACATTTTCTACAACCGCGCCAGGAGCGATTATTCAGAATTCCAGAGGGTGCTGCACATCATGGACAACTATTCTCGA CACAAGTCAGAGTTACAGCGAGATATGGATCTGCTGATTGATTTTACCGTGAACGTTCGTTTGGAAGGCAGAGATCACGACAACTACGACATCTTCTACGACGACATCTACGACATCTacttcgacgacgacgacgactacgacTACGACGAGGAAACGGAAACAGGGGATGATGAAGAAACAGTATCCGATGTATACGATGAATGGTTGAATCAACTAACTTTGGCTATAAGAGACAGGAAGAACGCTCTAACGCAGTTGGAGTTgaacttgctgaaaatagtAGAATCCTATAGCAACCTGATGGAGGTGCAGTcccagctgaacagtattcttgAGAATTATTGCGGAAGGGTAGTCACGGTTCTCAAGCAGATCGAAAACGTGGAAAATCGATTAAAGGATACACGGTTGGCCAATCGATTTAGGGAAAAGCGAAAGAAATTGGTGAAGATCTTGGCCCATATTACTGAG AAGCAGAAATTCTTTTGGGGAGACCATACCTCATCTGCCATGGAGACAGCATAG